One Homo sapiens chromosome 3, GRCh38.p14 Primary Assembly genomic window carries:
- the CCK gene encoding cholecystokinin preproprotein, with product MNSGVCLCVLMAVLAAGALTQPVPPADPAGSGLQRAEEAPRRQLRVSQRTDGESRAHLGALLARYIQQARKAPSGRMSIVKNLQNLDPSHRISDRDYMGWMDFGRRSAEEYEYPS from the exons ATGAACAGCGGCGTGTGCCTGTGCGTGCTGATGGCGGTACTGGCGGCTGGCGCCCTGACGCAGCCGGTGCCTCCCGCAGATCCCGCGGGCTCCGGGCTGCAGCGGGCAGAGGAGGCGCCCCGTAGGCAGCTGAGGGTATCGCAGAGAACGGATGGCGAGTCCCGAGCGCACCTGGGCGCCCTGCTGGCAAGATACATCCAGCAGGCCCGGAAAG CTCCTTCTGGACGAATGTCCATCGTTAAGAACCTGCAGAACCTGGACCCCAGCCACAGGATAAGTGACCGGGACTACATGGGCTGGATGGATTTTGGCCGTCGCAGTGCCGAGGAGTATGAGTACCCCTCCTAG